Proteins from a genomic interval of Ramlibacter algicola:
- a CDS encoding pilus assembly protein PilM has translation MISLGSLLSRQPAPLLGMDISSSSVKLVELGRDGSGNYVVERCAIEQLERGWITDGNVEKFDEVAEAIRRLVKKSGTKTRNVAMALPPSAVITKKIILPGGMTESELEVQVETEANQYIPFSLDEVSLDFCVVGPSPTSAGDVEVLIAASRKEKVQDRQGLAEAAGLKPVVIDIESYASRLAAGRLIQGLPSGGVDSMVALFEVGAFTTSMQVIRNDEVLYDRDQAFGGAQLTQLIVRQYGFSPEEAEGKKRSGELPDDYEATVLRPFVDSMAQEVARALQFFFTSTPHNRVDQIMLAGGSAALPGLNEAVTAQTSFPCSLANPFDGMVIGDSVREKRMRREAPSYLTSCGLAMRRFLQ, from the coding sequence TTGATCTCTCTGGGATCCCTGTTGAGCCGGCAACCGGCGCCCCTGCTGGGGATGGACATCAGCTCATCGAGCGTCAAGCTGGTGGAGCTCGGCCGTGACGGCTCGGGCAACTACGTGGTCGAGCGTTGCGCGATCGAACAACTCGAGCGCGGCTGGATCACCGACGGCAACGTCGAGAAATTCGACGAGGTGGCCGAGGCCATCCGCCGGCTGGTCAAGAAAAGCGGCACCAAGACGCGCAACGTCGCCATGGCCCTGCCGCCGTCGGCGGTCATCACCAAGAAGATCATCCTGCCGGGCGGCATGACCGAGTCCGAGCTGGAGGTCCAGGTCGAGACCGAAGCCAACCAGTACATCCCGTTCTCGCTGGACGAGGTGAGCCTGGACTTCTGCGTGGTCGGCCCCAGCCCCACGTCGGCCGGTGACGTCGAGGTGCTGATCGCCGCGTCACGCAAGGAAAAGGTGCAGGACCGGCAGGGCCTGGCCGAAGCCGCGGGCCTGAAGCCCGTCGTCATCGACATCGAGTCGTACGCCTCCCGCCTGGCCGCAGGCCGCCTGATCCAGGGCCTGCCCAGCGGCGGCGTGGACAGCATGGTCGCCCTGTTCGAGGTCGGCGCGTTCACCACCAGCATGCAGGTGATCCGCAACGACGAAGTCCTGTACGACCGCGACCAGGCCTTCGGCGGCGCCCAGCTCACCCAGCTGATCGTGCGCCAGTACGGCTTTTCGCCCGAAGAGGCGGAGGGCAAGAAGCGCAGCGGCGAACTGCCGGACGACTACGAGGCCACCGTGCTGCGCCCCTTCGTGGACAGCATGGCGCAGGAAGTCGCCCGCGCGCTGCAGTTCTTCTTCACCAGCACGCCGCACAACCGCGTCGACCAGATCATGCTGGCCGGTGGGTCCGCGGCGCTGCCGGGCCTGAACGAGGCCGTCACCGCGCAGACCTCGTTCCCGTGCTCGCTCGCCAATCCGTTCGACGGCATGGTGATCGGCGACTCGGTGCGCGAGAAGCGCATGCGCCGCGAAGCGCCTTCGTATCTCACCTCGTGCGGCCTGGCCATGCGGAGGTTCCTGCAGTGA
- a CDS encoding penicillin-binding protein 1A, with translation MPSDSSEASQPSRQRKSKGGSTWRQSLLRLVLWSAGAVLAGAVSVFILAAVALAVAYPNLPDISELSDYRPKLPLRVYSADGVMLGEFGEERRNLTPIGQIPAVMKNAVLAIEDARFYSHSGVDYRGLLRAAIANMGRVKSQGASTITMQVARNVYLSSEKTITRKLYEVLLTFKLEHLLTKDQILEIYMNQIYLGNRSYGFAAACETYFGKPLKDITVAEAAMLAGLPKSPSGNNPIANPTRARSRQLYIIERMEENGFITQQQAEAAKKQELKIRQASDYVGTHAEYVAETARQLVFAQYGEDAYTRGLNVYTTVNAARQEAAYKALRKGIMDYEKRQIYRGPEEFIELPTDRKDLEDAIDDALGDHPDNGDVMAAVVLEAGPKKIVAVRQNAERFEIVGEGLRAAQSGLSAKAPPKIRIRPGAVIRVMHNTAKNAWEITQLPEVEGAFVALDPRNGAIQAMVGGFDFRKNKFNHVTQAWRQPGSGFKPFIYSAALEKGFTPTTIVNDAPLFFDSGVTGGQPWEPKNYDGKFEGPMPLHQALAKSKNMVSIRVLQAVGTQNAQDWVTRFGFEAEKHPPYLTMALGAGSVTPMQMAAGYSVFANGGYRVNPWLVSRVTDFKGRVLVETQPPLPTEAMRAIDARNAFIMDRLLAEITRSGTAAKVYSTLKRPDLYGKTGTTNDSVDTWFNGFHPHLVAVVWMGFDNPKNLGDRETGGSMSLPVWIDFMQSAIKQLPEVTPAAPAGVVNVNGEWYFEEYAPGNGVSSLGVPLTPTEPLPAASSPGPAAAAPVTIPPSLASTRGTGNGTPINPYDKSTLNADGQPPVRSPEEQRRSILDLFRN, from the coding sequence ATGCCGTCCGACTCCTCCGAAGCCTCCCAACCGTCGCGCCAGCGCAAATCCAAGGGGGGCAGCACCTGGCGGCAGAGCCTCCTGCGCCTCGTCCTGTGGTCCGCCGGGGCCGTCCTCGCCGGTGCCGTCTCCGTCTTCATCCTGGCGGCGGTCGCGCTCGCGGTCGCGTACCCGAACCTGCCGGACATCTCCGAGCTGTCGGACTACCGGCCCAAGCTGCCGCTGCGCGTCTATTCAGCGGACGGCGTCATGCTGGGCGAGTTCGGCGAGGAGCGCCGCAACCTCACCCCGATCGGGCAGATCCCGGCGGTGATGAAGAACGCCGTCCTCGCGATCGAGGACGCACGCTTCTATTCGCACAGCGGCGTCGACTACCGCGGCCTGCTGCGGGCGGCGATCGCCAACATGGGACGGGTCAAGAGCCAGGGCGCCTCGACCATCACCATGCAGGTGGCGCGCAACGTCTACCTCAGCTCCGAGAAGACGATCACGCGCAAGCTGTACGAGGTGCTCCTGACCTTCAAGCTGGAGCACCTGCTCACCAAGGACCAGATCCTCGAGATCTACATGAACCAGATCTACCTGGGGAACCGGTCCTATGGCTTCGCCGCCGCGTGCGAAACCTATTTCGGCAAGCCGCTGAAGGACATCACGGTGGCCGAAGCGGCGATGCTGGCCGGCCTGCCGAAGTCGCCGTCGGGCAACAACCCGATCGCCAACCCCACCCGCGCGCGCTCGCGCCAGCTGTACATCATTGAGCGGATGGAGGAGAACGGCTTCATCACGCAACAGCAGGCCGAAGCCGCCAAGAAGCAGGAACTGAAGATCCGCCAGGCCAGCGACTACGTCGGCACGCACGCCGAGTACGTGGCCGAGACCGCGCGCCAGCTGGTCTTCGCGCAGTACGGCGAGGACGCCTACACGCGGGGCCTGAACGTCTACACCACCGTGAATGCCGCGCGCCAGGAAGCTGCCTACAAGGCCCTGCGCAAGGGCATCATGGATTACGAGAAGCGCCAGATCTACCGCGGCCCCGAGGAGTTCATCGAGCTGCCCACGGACCGCAAGGACCTGGAGGACGCGATCGACGATGCCCTGGGCGACCATCCGGACAACGGCGACGTGATGGCGGCCGTGGTGCTGGAAGCCGGCCCGAAGAAGATCGTCGCGGTGCGGCAGAACGCCGAGCGTTTCGAGATCGTCGGCGAGGGCCTGCGGGCCGCGCAATCGGGCCTGTCCGCGAAGGCGCCGCCCAAGATCCGCATCCGCCCCGGCGCGGTGATCCGCGTGATGCACAACACCGCCAAGAACGCGTGGGAGATCACGCAACTGCCCGAGGTCGAGGGCGCGTTCGTGGCGCTGGACCCCCGCAACGGCGCCATCCAGGCGATGGTGGGCGGCTTCGACTTCCGCAAGAACAAGTTCAACCACGTCACGCAGGCGTGGCGCCAGCCGGGGTCGGGCTTCAAGCCCTTCATCTACTCGGCGGCGCTGGAGAAGGGTTTCACGCCCACGACCATCGTCAACGACGCGCCGCTGTTCTTCGATTCGGGCGTCACCGGCGGGCAGCCCTGGGAGCCGAAGAACTACGACGGCAAGTTCGAAGGCCCGATGCCCCTGCACCAGGCGCTGGCCAAGTCCAAGAACATGGTGTCCATCCGCGTGTTGCAGGCCGTCGGCACGCAGAACGCGCAGGACTGGGTCACGCGCTTCGGCTTCGAAGCGGAGAAGCACCCGCCCTACCTGACGATGGCGCTGGGCGCCGGGTCGGTCACGCCGATGCAGATGGCCGCGGGCTACTCCGTGTTCGCCAACGGCGGCTACCGCGTCAACCCCTGGCTGGTCAGCCGGGTCACCGACTTCAAGGGCCGGGTGCTGGTGGAGACCCAGCCGCCGCTGCCCACCGAAGCCATGCGGGCGATCGACGCCCGCAACGCGTTCATCATGGATCGCCTGCTGGCCGAGATCACGCGCTCGGGCACGGCGGCCAAGGTCTACTCGACGCTCAAACGGCCCGACCTGTACGGCAAGACCGGCACCACCAACGATTCGGTGGACACCTGGTTCAACGGCTTCCATCCGCACCTGGTCGCCGTGGTCTGGATGGGGTTCGACAACCCCAAGAACCTCGGCGATCGCGAAACCGGCGGCAGCATGAGCCTGCCGGTGTGGATCGACTTCATGCAGTCGGCCATCAAGCAGCTGCCCGAAGTGACCCCGGCCGCGCCCGCGGGCGTGGTCAACGTCAACGGCGAGTGGTACTTCGAGGAATATGCGCCGGGCAACGGCGTCAGCAGTTTGGGCGTTCCGCTCACGCCGACCGAACCGCTGCCGGCGGCCTCGTCGCCGGGACCGGCCGCGGCCGCACCGGTGACGATCCCGCCGTCGCTGGCGTCGACACGCGGCACCGGCAACGGCACGCCGATCAATCCCTACGACAAGTCGACGCTGAACGCGGACGGGCAGCCGCCGGTGCGCTCGCCCGAGGAGCAGCGCCGCAGCATCCTGGACCTGTTCAGGA